A region of Vitis vinifera cultivar Pinot Noir 40024 chromosome 13, ASM3070453v1 DNA encodes the following proteins:
- the LOC132254963 gene encoding putative disease resistance RPP13-like protein 1, translated as MAGIVGEAVLSCFIQKLVDMVTSPELWKYARKEQVDSELKRCKNILTKICLVLNDAEEKQMTNPLVKIWLDELRDLAYDVEDILDDFAIEALRSSLIMAQPQQGISKLRDMLSSLIPSASTSNSSMRSKIKEITERLQEISAQKNDLDLREIAGGWWSDRKRKREQTTSLVVESDVYGREKNKADIVDMLLKHDPSSDDEVSVIPIVGMGGIGKTTLAQLAFNDDEVKGRFDLRAWVCVSDDFDVSKITKTILQSVDPGTHDVNDLNLLQVKLKEKFSGKKFLLVLDDVWNENCHEWDTLCMPMRAGAPGSKLIVTTRNEGVAAVTRTCPAYPLRELSNNDCLSLFTQQALRTRNFDAHPHLKEVGEEIVRRCKGLPLAAKALGGMLRNQLSRDAWANILTSRIWDLPEDKSHILPALMLSYHHLPSHLKQCFAYCSMFPKDYEFNKDDLVLLWMAEGFLQKTKEAARPEDLGSKYFNDLFSRSFFQHSSRNSSRYVMHDLINDLAQSVAGEIYFHLDGAWENNKQSTISEKTRHSSFNRQHSETQRKFEPFHKVKCLRTLVALPMDQPVFSSGYISSKVLDDLLKEVKYLRVLSLSGYKIYGLPDSIGNLKYLRYLNLSGSSIRRLPDSVCHLYNLQALILSDCKDLTTLPVGIGNLINLRHLHIFDTWKLQEMPSQTGNLTKLQTLSKFIVGEGNNLGLRELKNLFDLRGQLSILGLHNVMNIRDGRDANLESKHGIEELTMEWSDDFGASRNEMHERNVLEQLRPHRNLKKLTIASYGGSGFPNWMKDPSFPIMTHLILKDCKRCTSLPALGQISSLKVLHIKGMSEVRTINEEFYGGIVKPFPSLESLTFEVMAEWEYWFCPDAVNEGELFPCLRLLTIRDCRKLQQLPNCLPSQVKLDISCCPNLGFASSRFASLGEVS; from the coding sequence ATGGCTGGTATTGTCGGAGAAGCTGTTTTGTCTTGTTTCATCCAGAAGTTGGTTGACATGGTCACCTCCCCGGAGCTGTGGAAGTATGCACGTAAAGAGCAAGTTGATTCTGAGCTGAAAAGGTGCAAGAATATATTGACAAAGATCTGTTTAGTGCTCAATGACGCAGAGGAGAAGCAGATGACAAACCCTCTGGTCAAAATATGGCTGGACGAGCTTAGAGACTTGGCTTACGATGTGGAGGACATCTTGGACGACTTCGCCATCGAAGCTTTGCGAAGCAGCTTGATCATGGCTCAACCCCAACAAGGCATTAGTAAGTTACGAGACATGCTCTCTTCTCTCATTCCGAGTGCTTCTACGTCTAATTCTAGTATGCGTTCCAAGATTAAGGAGATCACTGAAAGATTACAAGAGATTTCAGCCCAAAAGAATGACCTGGATTTACGAGAGATTGCTGGAGGGTGGTGGTCTGATAGAAAGAGAAAGCGAGAGCAAACCACTTCTCTGGTGGTTGAATCCGATGTTTATggtagggaaaaaaataaagcgGATATAGTTGACATGTTACTCAAGCACGATCCAAGTAGTGATGATGAAGTCTCCGTAATTCCAATTGTCGGTATGGGAGGTATCGGCAAAACTACTCTGGCTCAGCTTGCCTTCAATGATGATGAAGTGAAGGGCCGTTTTGATTTGAGAGCATGGGTCTGTGTTTCTGATGACTTTGACGTTTCGAAAATAACCAAGACCATTCTACAATCTGTTGATCCGGGAACTCATGATGTCAATGATCTCAATTTGCTTCAGGTCAAATTGAAGGAGAAATTTTCTGGGAAGAAGTTTCTTCTTGTGCTAGACGATGTTTGGAATGAGAATTGTCATGAATGGGATACTTTGTGCATGCCAATGAGAGCTGGGGCACCCGGTAGTAAACTCATCGTGACAACCCGTAATGAAGGTGTCGCAGCAGTTACCAGAACTTGTCCAGCTTATCCCCTACGGGAATTATCAAACAACGATTGTTTGTCTTTATTCACTCAGCAAGCATTGAGGACAAGAAACTTTGATGCCCATCCACACTTGAAAGAAGTCGGTGAGGAAATAGTGAGAAGGTGCAAAGGCTTGCCTTTGGCTGCGAAGGCACTCGGTGGCATGTTGCGCAACCAACTAAGTCGCGATGCATGGGCAAATATATTAACAAGCAGGATATGGGATTTACCGGAAGATAAAAGCCACATTCTTCCCGCTCTCATGTTAAGCTACCATCATCTCCCTTCTCATTTGAAGCAGTGTTTTGCATATTGCTCCATGTTTCCAAAGGACTATGAATTCAACAAGGATGACTTAGTCCTCTTATGGATGGCAGAAGGCTTTTTGCAGAAAACGAAGGAGGCAGCTAGGCCAGAAGACTTAGGTTCTAAATACTTCAATGATTTGTTCTCCAGGTCATTTTTTCAACATTCAAGTCGAAATTCATCCCGATATGTGATGCATGATCTCATCAATGATCTAGCTCAGTCAGTTGCAGGAGAAATATACTTTCATTTGGATGGTGCATGGGAGAATAACAAACAATCCACCATTTCTGAGAAGACTCGTCATTCATCATTCAATCGTCAACACTCTGAGACACAGAGAAAATTTGAACCCTTTCACAAGGTGAAGTGTTTGAGAACATTGGTTGCACTTCCCATGGACCAACCAGTTTTTTCCAGTGGCTACATATCAAGTAAGGTGTTAGATGACCTTTTAAAGGAAGTGAAATATTTACGGGTATTATCTTTAAGTGGCTACAAGATATATGGGTTACCAGATTCAATTGGCAATCTTAAATATTTGCGGTATCTCAATTTGTCCGGGTCTTCCATAAGAAGGTTACCTGATTCAGTATGCCATCTTTACAACTTACAAGCACTGATATTATCTGATTGCAAAGACCTTACGACGTTGCCTGTGGGAATTGGAAACCTAATCAACCTTCGACACCTTCATATCTTTGACACATGGAAATTACAAGAAATGCCTTCTCAAACTGGAAATCTAACAAAGTTGCAAACGTTATCTAAGTTTATTGTGGGCGAAGGTAACAACTTGGGATTAAGAGAATTGAAGAATTTATTTGATCTTCGAGGACAACTTTCAATTTTGGGGTTGCACAATGTGATGAATATTCGAGATGGAAGGGATGCCAATTTAGAGAGTAAGCATGGAATTGAGGAGTTAACAATGGAATGGAGTGATGACTTTGGTGCTTCACGAAATGAAATGCATGAGAGGAATGTTTTGGAGCAGCTACGACCTCATAGAAATCTGAAAAAGCTCACAATTGCATCTTATGGTGGATCAGGATTCCCAAATTGGATGAAGGACCCATCATTCCCAATAATGACACACTTAATTCTCAAGGACTGCAAGAGATGCACATCATTACCCGCGCTTGGCCAAATATCCTCACTCAAAGTCTTGCATATTAAAGGTATGAGTGAAGTTAGAACCATAAATGAGGAGTTTTATGGAGGGATTGTGAAGCCTTTTCCATCCTTGGAGTCTCTAACGTTTGAGGTAATGGCAGAATGGGAATACTGGTTTTGTCCTGATGCAGTTAACGAAGGTGAATTATTTCCATGTCTTCGATTGCTTACAATAAGAGATTGTAGGAAGTTACAACAATTGCCTAATTGCCTACCTTCCCAAGTGAAACTTGACATCTCTTGTTGTCCAAATTTGGGATTTGCTTCTTCAAGATTTGCATCTCTTGGTGAAGTAAGTTAG